In Monodelphis domestica isolate mMonDom1 chromosome 4, mMonDom1.pri, whole genome shotgun sequence, one DNA window encodes the following:
- the LOC100010552 gene encoding glucose-6-phosphate exchanger SLC37A2-like: MMRTSLAPGIYLLRVFSRDSWYRGLILLLTFLIYTCYHMSRKPISVVKSELHRNCSEIPNPNNYTNSTTWCNWSPFDQDNYKELLGGVDDAFLVAYALGMFVSGIFGERLSLRYYLFSGMLLSGIFTSLFGLGYYWNIHQLWFYVIVQIFNGLAQTTGWPAVVTCIGNWFGKGRRGFIMGIWNSHTSVGNILGSLIAGIWVDSAWGLSFIVPGIIIAVMGLISFLFLIEYPEDVDCTPPQHHNGPVEDLGTSVESVVGNIPEKESGTEGSECSRESTEKPEAIGFLRALRIPGVVEFSLCLLFAKLVSYTFLFWLPLYIVNVAHFGPKKAGDLSTLFDVGGIIGGILAGIVSDYTNGRATTCCAMLIVAAPLLFLYNYVGQQSFGSSVVMLIICGALVNGPYALITTAVSADLGTHKSLRGNSKALATVAAIIDGTGSLGAALGPLLAGLISPTGWNNVFYMLISADVLACVFLSRLVYKEIQVWRGCVNRNSSSCLALTHPR, encoded by the exons GTACCGAGGCCTTATTCTGCTGCTTACCTTTCTCATTTACACCTGTTACCACATGTCTAGGAAGCCGATCAGCGTTGTCAAG AGTGAGCTGCATCGAAACTGTTCAGAGATACCGAATCCCAACAACTACACCAACAGCACCACATGGTGTAACTGGTCTCCATTTG ATCAGGACAACTACAAGGAATTGCTGGGAGGTGTGGATGATGCTTTTTTGGTTGCCTATGCTCTTGGCATGTTCGTCAG TGGGATTTTTGGGGAGAGACTTTCCCTCCGATATTACCTGTTTTCTGGCATGCTGCTGAGTGGGATTTTTACTTCACTCTTTGGCCTGGGTTATTACTGGAACATCCACCAACTGTGGTTCTACGTGATTGTTCAG ATCtttaatgggttggctcagactACAGGCTGGCCGGCAGTGGTGACCTGTATTGGTAACTGGTTTGGGAAGGGAAG gcgtGGATTTATCATGGGTATCTGGAACTCCCATACATCTGTGGGCAACATTCTGGGCTCCCTGATTGCGGGTATCTGGGTGGATTCAGCCTGGGGCCTGTCCTTCATCGTGCCTGGTATTATCATCGCTGTCATGGGCCTCATCAGCTTCCTCTTCCTTATTGAGT ACCCAGAAGATGTAGACTGTACCCCACCGCAGCACCAT aatgggcCTGTGGAAGACCTGGGTACCTCTGTGGAGTCAGTGGTTGGGAACATCCCTGAGAAGGAAAGTGGAACTGAAGGTTCTGAATGTTCCAGGGAGTCAACTGAAAAGCCTGAGGCCATCGGTTTCTTAAGGGCACTCAGGATACCG GGTGTAGTGGAATTCTCCTTGTGTCTGCTTTTCGCCAAGCTGGTCAGTTAtaccttcttattttggttgcccCTCTACATCGTTAATGTGG CTCATTTTGGACCCAAGAAAGCTGGTGATCTTTCTACCCTCTTTGATGTTGGTGGTATAATAG GTGGCATCCTTGCAGGGATCGTCTCTGACTATACCAATGGCAGGGCCACTACCTGCTGTGCCATGCTGATTGTGGCTGCCCCTCTG CTCTTCCTGTACAACTATGTTGGTCAGCAGAGCTTTGGCAGTTCTGTAG TGATGTTGATTATCTGTGGGGCCTTGGTCAATGGGCCTTATGCCCTCATCACCACTGCTGTTTCAGCTGACCTG GGCACACACAAAAGTCTGAGAGGCAATTCAAAGGCTCTTGCCACTGTGGCAGCTATTATTGATGGGACTGGCTCTTTAG GTGCTGCTTTAGGGCCCCTGCTAGCTGGACTCATCTCTCCTACAGGCTGGAACAATGTCTTCTATATGCTGATCTCTGCAGATGTGTTGGCTTGTGTG TTCCTCTCTCGCTTGGTGTACAAAGAGATCCAggtctggaggggatgtgtcaacaGAAATAGCAG CTCTTGTCTGGCCCTAACCCACCCGAGGTAG